One genomic segment of Streptomyces sp. RerS4 includes these proteins:
- a CDS encoding CAP domain-containing protein yields the protein MRKHRKKTRHKKIAVAVGALAIVGVPTAAMACLGPQDTGPTRNVSRQESLHRQDVPVVPPSFPAPATTPSDSPVASDGSGDADAPATPVADSRQDRPQAEAPRHRAPAAVRTQAAPAPAKPAPATPAPEAPAPEAPAADAPSSDASVSGAAARVLELVNKERAAVQCPALTINDKLTKAAQDHSADMAAHGNMSHTGSDGSDAGQRITRAGYTWRTYGENVAYGYSTPEQVMEGWMSSPGHKRNILDCSYKEIGIGLAQPNHYWTQNFGASR from the coding sequence ATGAGGAAGCACCGCAAGAAAACCCGTCATAAGAAGATAGCCGTCGCCGTCGGCGCTCTGGCCATCGTGGGCGTGCCCACGGCCGCCATGGCATGCCTCGGCCCGCAGGACACGGGCCCGACGCGCAACGTCAGCCGGCAGGAGAGCCTCCACCGGCAGGACGTCCCCGTGGTCCCCCCGAGCTTCCCCGCGCCGGCGACCACCCCGTCGGACAGCCCCGTCGCCTCCGACGGCAGCGGCGACGCGGACGCCCCCGCGACGCCCGTCGCGGACTCGCGCCAGGACCGGCCGCAGGCCGAGGCCCCCCGCCACCGCGCACCGGCCGCCGTCAGGACGCAGGCCGCTCCGGCGCCCGCCAAGCCCGCTCCCGCCACGCCGGCCCCCGAGGCGCCGGCACCCGAGGCGCCCGCCGCGGACGCCCCGAGCTCCGACGCCTCGGTCTCCGGCGCAGCCGCCCGGGTCCTCGAACTCGTCAACAAGGAGCGCGCCGCCGTCCAGTGCCCGGCGCTCACGATCAACGACAAGCTCACGAAGGCCGCGCAGGACCACAGCGCGGACATGGCCGCCCACGGCAACATGTCCCACACCGGCTCCGACGGTTCCGACGCGGGGCAGCGCATCACCCGCGCCGGTTACACGTGGCGCACGTACGGCGAGAACGTCGCGTACGGCTACAGCACCCCCGAGCAGGTCATGGAGGGCTGGATGAGCAGCCCCGGGCACAAGCGGAACATCCTCGACTGCTCCTACAAGGAGATCGGCATCGGCCTCGCCCAGCCGAACCACTACTGGACGCAGAACTTCGGCGCGAGCCGCTGA
- a CDS encoding rodlin, giving the protein MLKKVVGTAAAAASVLGVSAAVAAPAMAIGNDNGVNTVNGNNSVQAYGNQKTHGDQSPQLGLVQGTLNKPCVGLPVKVNAQSILALVNVGVQDINVLSNPQNQQCTENSTQAKGDEPLSHILSNIPVLSGNVSNGS; this is encoded by the coding sequence ATGCTCAAGAAGGTTGTTGGTACGGCCGCGGCCGCCGCGTCCGTCCTCGGTGTCAGCGCCGCCGTCGCCGCCCCGGCCATGGCCATCGGCAACGACAACGGGGTCAACACGGTCAACGGCAACAACTCCGTCCAGGCCTACGGCAACCAGAAGACCCACGGCGACCAGAGCCCGCAGCTCGGCCTGGTCCAGGGCACCCTGAACAAGCCCTGCGTCGGCCTGCCCGTCAAGGTCAACGCGCAGTCGATCCTGGCCCTGGTCAACGTCGGCGTCCAGGACATCAACGTCCTGTCCAACCCGCAGAACCAGCAGTGCACCGAGAACTCCACCCAGGCCAAGGGCGACGAGCCGCTCTCGCACATCCTCAGCAACATCCCGGTCCTCTCCGGCAACGTGTCCAACGGCAGCTGA
- a CDS encoding Dyp-type peroxidase: MPTPPNQSVIAPPSRAAVFLVLTLAEGSEQVVRDVLADMPALVRSVGFRVPEDELGCVVGIGSRAWDRLFGSPRPAELHPFVPLRGARHVAPATDGDLLLHVRARHEGTCFELAGLITRRLGGAATVVDETRGFTSFDRRNVLGFADGTENPTGTGAERTVFVGEEDPAFAGGSYVVVQKYLHDIDAWSALPVEEQQRVIGRTKTEDVELSEKDQPADSHVAVNQVEDADGEELEIVRLNLSFGSLAAREFGTYFIGYCRTPSIVEQMLRNMFLGTPDAAYDRLLDFSTAVTGSLFYVPTPAFLEACGGPQGGDS; encoded by the coding sequence GTGCCGACTCCACCGAACCAGTCCGTGATCGCGCCGCCGAGCCGGGCGGCCGTCTTCCTCGTCCTCACCCTCGCCGAAGGCTCCGAGCAGGTCGTCCGTGACGTCCTGGCCGACATGCCCGCCCTGGTGCGTTCCGTCGGCTTCCGGGTGCCGGAGGACGAGCTCGGCTGTGTCGTGGGCATCGGATCCCGTGCCTGGGACCGGCTGTTCGGCTCTCCCCGGCCGGCGGAGCTCCATCCGTTCGTCCCGCTGAGGGGCGCACGGCACGTCGCCCCGGCGACGGACGGGGATCTGCTGTTGCACGTCCGGGCGCGGCACGAGGGCACGTGCTTCGAGCTGGCCGGGCTGATCACGCGGCGCCTGGGCGGCGCCGCGACGGTGGTGGACGAGACCCGGGGCTTCACCTCGTTCGACCGCCGCAACGTGCTCGGCTTCGCCGACGGCACGGAGAACCCGACCGGCACGGGCGCGGAACGCACGGTGTTCGTGGGCGAGGAGGACCCCGCCTTCGCGGGCGGCAGCTACGTCGTCGTGCAGAAGTACCTCCACGACATCGACGCCTGGAGCGCGTTGCCGGTGGAGGAACAGCAGCGGGTCATCGGCCGTACCAAGACGGAGGACGTCGAACTCTCCGAGAAGGACCAGCCGGCGGACTCCCACGTGGCGGTGAACCAGGTCGAGGACGCGGACGGCGAGGAGTTGGAGATCGTCCGCCTGAACCTGTCCTTCGGCTCGCTCGCGGCAAGGGAGTTCGGGACGTACTTCATCGGCTACTGCCGTACGCCGTCGATCGTCGAGCAGATGCTGCGGAACATGTTCCTCGGCACGCCGGATGCCGCCTACGACCGGCTCCTCGACTTCTCCACGGCGGTGACCGGCAGCCTCTTCTACGTTCCGACGCCCGCGTTCCTTGAGGCGTGCGGCGGTCCTCAGGGCGGCGATTCCTGA
- a CDS encoding D-alanyl-D-alanine carboxypeptidase codes for MAADARPLLRTSPITDPAAFGRAALIEALARAGVEVTAAATGPNPVARLPRDYAGRPRVAAYTSPPYEQYAELILKVSHNLGANLGICLMSVTTGSRQCAAGFPVLADFLDRAGVDREQVELMDGRGGNPADRATPEALVQMPAYWQRTPQARRFREALPILGVDGLLAQNCRSCPARGKVFAKTGAAVGGDALNDRLSVGAITIAGYLDKGGGRFQTFYAGVTGATTPSADTADVVAIANDLALIAAYLQESPP; via the coding sequence ATCGCCGCCGACGCCAGGCCGCTGCTGCGCACCTCGCCCATCACCGATCCGGCCGCGTTCGGCCGGGCCGCGCTGATCGAGGCCCTCGCCCGCGCCGGCGTCGAGGTCACGGCCGCCGCGACGGGCCCCAACCCGGTCGCCCGGCTGCCGCGCGACTACGCGGGCCGGCCGCGCGTCGCCGCGTACACCTCACCGCCGTACGAGCAGTACGCCGAGCTGATCCTCAAGGTCAGCCACAACCTGGGCGCCAACCTGGGCATCTGCCTCATGAGCGTCACCACCGGCAGCCGGCAGTGCGCCGCCGGCTTCCCGGTCCTCGCCGACTTCCTGGACCGGGCGGGCGTCGACCGCGAACAGGTGGAACTCATGGACGGCCGGGGAGGCAACCCCGCCGACCGCGCCACGCCCGAGGCACTCGTACAGATGCCGGCCTACTGGCAGCGCACCCCGCAGGCCCGGCGCTTCCGGGAGGCACTGCCGATCCTCGGGGTCGACGGGCTCCTGGCCCAGAACTGCCGCTCCTGCCCGGCCCGCGGCAAGGTGTTCGCGAAGACCGGCGCGGCCGTCGGCGGGGACGCCCTCAACGACCGCCTCTCCGTCGGCGCCATCACCATCGCCGGCTACCTCGACAAGGGCGGAGGCCGCTTCCAGACCTTCTACGCCGGTGTCACCGGCGCCACCACACCGTCCGCCGACACCGCCGACGTCGTGGCCATCGCGAACGACCTCGCCCTGATCGCCGCCTACCTTCAGGAATCGCCGCCCTGA
- a CDS encoding condensation domain-containing protein codes for MSGQSPARAGAGRLLAGLGATVGAVVWAPRACARRLPTSVPRPPSFSHRGARLNQGSGAELRQAVEGLAKEAGTTPYAVCLLALAVLVARHTGQHDVLIGSPFSGRPNRESEDVIGFFTNTAAMRVSLGDDRAPSRVLGDLDGQVQEALEHQHVAFNDVVRAVEARAGASGRPLVQVVLAHQGPLRPPAGLTGTDAVPWLVDNGTAKADLTIKINEVEDEDELVVLLPYSTDVLDRSTAQRMPDEYVGILREVTSEPERPVRLSARAEQPVGAAGA; via the coding sequence ATGAGCGGACAATCACCGGCGAGAGCCGGCGCCGGGCGGCTTCTCGCCGGCCTGGGCGCGACGGTCGGGGCGGTCGTGTGGGCGCCTCGGGCGTGCGCGCGGCGTCTGCCGACCTCCGTTCCGCGGCCGCCCTCGTTCAGCCATCGGGGCGCGCGGCTCAACCAGGGCTCGGGCGCCGAACTACGGCAGGCCGTCGAAGGTTTGGCGAAGGAGGCGGGCACCACGCCGTACGCCGTCTGCCTCCTCGCGCTCGCCGTCCTGGTGGCCCGGCACACCGGGCAGCATGACGTGCTCATCGGCTCGCCCTTCTCCGGGCGCCCGAACAGGGAGTCCGAGGACGTCATCGGCTTCTTCACCAACACCGCGGCGATGCGGGTGTCCCTCGGCGACGACCGGGCCCCGTCGCGCGTACTCGGCGACCTCGACGGCCAGGTCCAGGAGGCCCTGGAGCACCAGCACGTGGCGTTCAACGACGTGGTGCGGGCCGTCGAAGCCCGCGCCGGCGCCTCGGGCCGGCCCCTCGTCCAGGTGGTCCTCGCCCATCAGGGCCCGCTGCGACCGCCGGCCGGGCTCACCGGCACCGACGCGGTGCCGTGGCTCGTGGACAACGGCACGGCCAAGGCCGATCTGACGATCAAGATCAACGAGGTCGAGGACGAGGACGAGCTGGTGGTGCTGCTCCCGTACAGCACCGATGTCCTGGACCGGTCGACCGCACAGCGGATGCCGGACGAGTACGTCGGCATACTGCGTGAGGTGACGAGCGAGCCCGAACGGCCCGTGCGCCTCTCGGCACGCGCCGAGCAGCCGGTCGGCGCCGCAGGCGCATGA
- the cpt gene encoding chloramphenicol phosphotransferase CPT — translation MSTQVIVLNGGSSSGKSGIVRCLKAILPQPWINMGVDDLIDRLPPSLLDSDSGVAFGQGGEVVLGDDWRALETAWTKGVAAMARAGARIIIDDVFLGGRTDQERLRGHLEGLDVLWVGVRCDPETASGREIARGNRVPGMAVLQAETVHKGVVYDVEVDTTRTETLDCSRAIARHVS, via the coding sequence GTGAGTACCCAAGTCATCGTGTTGAACGGCGGATCCAGTTCCGGCAAGTCCGGGATCGTCCGTTGCCTCAAGGCGATTCTCCCCCAGCCCTGGATCAACATGGGCGTGGATGACCTGATCGACCGGCTGCCGCCCTCCCTGCTCGACTCGGACTCCGGCGTCGCGTTCGGGCAGGGTGGCGAGGTCGTCCTCGGCGACGACTGGCGCGCGCTCGAAACCGCCTGGACGAAGGGCGTCGCCGCGATGGCTCGGGCGGGCGCCCGGATCATCATCGACGACGTCTTCCTCGGCGGTCGGACCGACCAGGAGCGCCTCCGCGGACACCTCGAAGGCCTCGACGTGCTGTGGGTCGGCGTGCGCTGCGACCCCGAGACCGCCTCGGGCCGGGAGATCGCCCGCGGGAACCGCGTGCCCGGCATGGCGGTGCTGCAGGCCGAGACCGTGCACAAGGGCGTCGTGTACGACGTGGAGGTCGACACCACCCGCACCGAAACGCTCGACTGCTCTCGCGCCATCGCCCGCCATGTGAGCTGA
- a CDS encoding pyridoxal-phosphate dependent enzyme yields MPLYDSVLDTIGRTPIVKLNRIAPDHVTLYAKVESFNPGGSVKDRLALSVILDAERQGS; encoded by the coding sequence ATGCCTCTGTACGACAGCGTCCTCGACACCATCGGCCGCACGCCGATCGTCAAGCTGAACCGCATCGCGCCGGACCACGTCACGCTCTACGCCAAGGTCGAGTCGTTCAACCCCGGCGGCTCCGTGAAGGACCGCCTCGCGCTCTCGGTCATCCTCGACGCCGAGCGACAGGGGAGCTGA
- a CDS encoding pyridoxal-phosphate dependent enzyme — MECTSGNVGVALAMVAAARGYRFVAVMGDDFSVERRKVIRAYGGKVILFPAVAEGSAGGRARADELGEKHGWFRSRQFDNPADPAYHRETTAAEILSDFAGKRLDYFVCGFGTSGTLTGFGQMLKLARPDVRVVTPCDLGHGTVCFGDGRIPKVPTGRGGTVPGQGTAFRVAVGGCGKGRT, encoded by the coding sequence GTGGAATGCACCTCGGGCAACGTGGGCGTCGCCCTGGCGATGGTGGCCGCCGCGCGCGGGTACCGGTTCGTGGCGGTCATGGGCGACGACTTCTCGGTGGAGCGGCGCAAGGTCATCCGGGCGTACGGCGGCAAGGTGATCCTCTTCCCCGCCGTCGCCGAGGGCAGTGCCGGCGGACGGGCCAGGGCCGACGAACTGGGCGAGAAGCACGGCTGGTTCCGCTCCCGGCAGTTCGACAACCCGGCCGATCCCGCCTACCACCGCGAGACGACGGCGGCCGAGATCCTCAGCGACTTCGCCGGCAAGCGCCTGGACTACTTCGTCTGCGGCTTCGGCACCAGCGGGACCCTCACGGGTTTCGGTCAGATGCTGAAGTTGGCCCGACCCGACGTGCGCGTCGTGACTCCGTGCGACCTGGGGCACGGGACCGTTTGCTTCGGCGATGGCCGGATCCCTAAGGTTCCGACCGGCCGGGGCGGGACCGTCCCGGGGCAGGGAACGGCCTTCCGGGTAGCGGTGGGAGGCTGCGGAAAGGGGCGAACGTGA
- a CDS encoding ricin-type beta-trefoil lectin domain protein, which translates to MTGFDDRHTGTEQNVSSQTRSTVWELLRRRAGVWVRRRRVWLVGGVCGALLCAGLASGFLLRPSEPPAGRDASARGLGPGGARQQPEGPRTFANRATGSRLDHSLDRGLRTHAPNGTSHQRWTVRSLPDGSGEVRNHATGACLDDAASGLRAASCTRAPSQRWTVTALDDASVEVKSRSSGTCLTDGGQGLRATPCDGSDHQRWGAVEAGPGR; encoded by the coding sequence GTGACGGGCTTCGACGATCGGCACACCGGTACGGAACAGAACGTCAGTTCGCAAACGCGATCGACGGTGTGGGAGCTGTTACGCCGCCGGGCCGGCGTGTGGGTACGGCGGCGCCGGGTGTGGCTCGTCGGGGGCGTGTGCGGCGCTCTGCTGTGCGCGGGCCTCGCGTCCGGGTTCCTCCTCCGGCCGTCGGAACCCCCGGCCGGGCGGGACGCGTCCGCCCGGGGACTGGGGCCGGGTGGCGCGCGGCAGCAGCCCGAGGGCCCGAGGACCTTCGCCAACCGCGCCACGGGGAGCCGCCTGGACCACAGCCTCGACAGGGGGCTGCGTACGCACGCGCCCAACGGCACGAGCCACCAGCGGTGGACGGTCCGATCGCTGCCCGACGGGAGCGGTGAGGTGCGCAATCACGCCACGGGGGCCTGCCTGGACGACGCCGCCTCCGGGCTGCGCGCGGCGAGTTGTACGCGGGCCCCTTCCCAGCGGTGGACGGTGACGGCCTTGGACGACGCGTCGGTCGAGGTCAAGAGCCGCTCGTCCGGAACCTGTCTGACCGACGGCGGCCAGGGACTGCGGGCGACGCCCTGCGACGGCTCGGACCACCAGCGGTGGGGGGCAGTTGAGGCGGGCCCCGGGCGGTAG
- a CDS encoding amidase — translation MIFRRTLLITATAIAAAAGMAASSAAGRSRPSTPTPPTTPHPVPVDTLHRAPAHAQLDALRRRTVTSRALLEQYLLHLEKTNPALDAVVTLDADGARAAADAADRHLARTGKPLGALHGLPMTVKDALETKGLRTTCGSPDLAAHVPDRDADAVARLRAAGAVIIGKTNVPVMCQDIQTSNPLFGTTRNPHDPTKTAGGSSGGPAAAVASGISSLEVGSDLAGSLRLPAAYCGVYALRPSGGIVPTRGHIPRPPGWITDSDMLTVGPIARDADDLALLLDVLVAPAPADTPAWRIDLPAPRHAHLGDYRVGVWQDDPYCHVDHDTRDLLARVADLVRSAGATVDDTTRPVDLAASDTLFQRLMYATTSATATDAGFADDIAAADQLPADHPGALFLKSRTMRHRDWLRANEEREKLRERWAEYFTTHDVLITAAAPTAAVEDQTSTPVPQRRITVDGEKRSYFDQTAWLNLAGHVKLPAVVVPAGRTADGLPLAVQIIGPYLADRTVIDVARHLARRLPEPVVPTG, via the coding sequence GTGATCTTCCGCCGCACCCTGCTCATCACCGCCACGGCCATCGCCGCCGCGGCCGGGATGGCCGCCTCGTCGGCGGCCGGCCGCTCCCGCCCGAGCACGCCGACGCCCCCGACGACCCCCCACCCCGTACCCGTGGACACCCTGCACCGGGCGCCCGCCCACGCCCAGCTCGACGCACTGCGCCGCCGTACCGTCACCAGCCGCGCCCTGCTGGAGCAGTACCTCCTGCACCTGGAGAAGACCAACCCCGCCCTCGACGCCGTCGTCACCCTGGACGCCGACGGCGCCCGCGCGGCGGCCGACGCCGCCGACCGCCACCTCGCCAGGACGGGCAAGCCGCTCGGCGCGCTCCACGGCCTGCCCATGACCGTCAAGGACGCCCTGGAGACCAAGGGTCTGCGCACCACCTGCGGCTCGCCCGACCTCGCCGCCCACGTCCCCGACCGGGACGCGGACGCCGTCGCCCGGCTGCGCGCCGCGGGCGCCGTCATCATCGGCAAGACCAACGTGCCGGTCATGTGCCAGGACATCCAGACCTCCAACCCGCTCTTCGGCACCACGAGGAACCCCCACGACCCGACGAAGACCGCCGGCGGATCCTCCGGCGGCCCCGCCGCCGCCGTCGCCTCGGGCATCAGCAGCCTCGAAGTCGGCTCCGACCTCGCGGGCTCCCTGCGCCTGCCCGCCGCGTACTGCGGGGTGTACGCGCTGCGCCCCAGCGGCGGCATCGTCCCCACCCGCGGCCACATCCCGCGCCCGCCCGGCTGGATCACCGACTCCGACATGCTCACCGTCGGACCGATCGCCCGCGACGCCGACGACCTCGCCCTGCTCCTGGACGTCCTCGTCGCCCCGGCCCCCGCCGACACCCCCGCCTGGAGGATCGACCTCCCGGCGCCGCGCCACGCGCACCTCGGCGACTACCGCGTCGGCGTGTGGCAGGACGACCCGTACTGCCACGTCGACCACGACACGCGCGACCTCCTCGCCCGGGTCGCCGACCTCGTACGATCCGCCGGCGCCACCGTGGACGACACCACCCGCCCCGTGGACCTCGCCGCGAGCGACACGCTCTTCCAGCGCCTCATGTACGCCACCACGAGCGCCACCGCCACCGACGCCGGCTTCGCCGACGACATCGCGGCGGCCGACCAACTCCCCGCCGACCACCCCGGGGCGCTGTTCCTGAAGTCGCGCACCATGCGCCACCGCGACTGGCTGCGCGCCAACGAGGAGCGCGAGAAGCTGCGCGAGCGCTGGGCCGAGTACTTCACCACCCACGACGTCCTCATCACCGCGGCCGCTCCCACGGCGGCCGTCGAGGACCAGACGTCCACACCGGTGCCGCAGCGCCGCATCACGGTCGACGGCGAGAAGCGGTCGTACTTCGACCAGACGGCATGGCTGAACCTCGCCGGGCACGTCAAGCTGCCCGCCGTGGTCGTGCCCGCCGGTCGCACCGCCGACGGCCTGCCCCTGGCCGTCCAGATCATCGGCCCCTATCTGGCCGACCGCACCGTGATCGACGTGGCCAGGCACCTGGCCCGCCGCCTCCCCGAGCCCGTCGTGCCCACCGGCTGA
- a CDS encoding MAB_1171c family putative transporter — protein MKDILHPLCLAIAGTGFIVLLRDLGRSRRDPALVALAFTYGFSALSYALSLTWVWVRVDGLLGVPNIVVPLAQGCVILVLALQATVLAHWSKPPREARRRATLLLACAGAVIATMAVLFVLLTPATTRPTDFSLYYAHDPFFQAYVLLYFGTYSAAEIYLARSCLRYARTATNRSIAFSLRLVTVGAVITLGYSGIRIAGIIGAEVGFSVGGLNGFAWACGDIGATLTQIGYLIPTLALRTTSARAWATAHLRYRRLGPLWSALDQADPGITLRRPAHQLQDVLRGRDAHFPLLRRRVEIRQGQKLMRRYLDPAARTESEARRTAEGLNGAELAAAVTADQIRAALARHAADDPAPAPGEYADAELALPTTEDELLHLQRVAAHFALPPRPSRSAAEPRSTTSGARS, from the coding sequence GTGAAAGACATCCTTCACCCCCTGTGTCTGGCCATCGCCGGTACCGGGTTCATCGTCCTCCTGCGCGACCTCGGCCGAAGCCGCCGCGACCCCGCGCTCGTCGCGCTCGCCTTCACCTACGGCTTCTCCGCGCTCAGTTACGCCCTCTCCCTCACCTGGGTGTGGGTGCGCGTCGACGGCCTCCTCGGCGTGCCGAACATCGTCGTCCCCCTCGCGCAGGGCTGTGTGATCCTGGTCCTCGCCCTCCAGGCCACCGTCCTCGCGCACTGGTCGAAGCCGCCGCGCGAGGCCCGTCGACGCGCCACGCTGCTGCTCGCCTGCGCCGGCGCCGTCATCGCCACCATGGCCGTGCTCTTCGTGCTGCTCACCCCGGCCACGACCCGGCCCACCGACTTCTCCCTCTACTACGCCCACGACCCCTTCTTCCAGGCGTACGTCCTGCTCTACTTCGGCACCTACAGCGCCGCCGAGATCTACCTGGCGCGCTCCTGCCTGCGCTACGCCCGCACCGCGACGAACCGTTCCATCGCCTTCAGCCTGCGCCTGGTCACCGTCGGAGCCGTCATCACCCTCGGCTACAGCGGAATCCGCATCGCCGGCATCATCGGCGCCGAGGTCGGCTTCAGCGTCGGTGGGCTCAACGGGTTCGCCTGGGCCTGCGGGGACATCGGAGCCACCCTCACCCAGATCGGCTACCTCATCCCCACCCTCGCCCTGCGCACCACCAGCGCCCGTGCCTGGGCCACCGCACACCTGCGCTACCGCCGCCTGGGCCCGCTGTGGTCCGCGCTCGACCAGGCCGACCCCGGCATCACGCTGCGCCGCCCCGCCCACCAGCTCCAGGACGTCCTGCGCGGACGTGACGCGCACTTCCCCCTGCTGCGCCGCCGCGTCGAGATCCGCCAGGGCCAGAAGCTGATGCGCCGCTACCTCGACCCGGCCGCCCGCACCGAGTCCGAGGCCCGGCGTACCGCCGAGGGTCTCAACGGAGCCGAACTCGCCGCGGCCGTCACCGCCGACCAGATCCGCGCCGCCCTCGCCCGGCACGCCGCCGACGACCCCGCCCCGGCCCCCGGCGAGTACGCGGACGCCGAACTCGCCCTCCCCACCACCGAGGACGAGCTGCTCCACCTCCAACGCGTCGCCGCCCACTTCGCCCTCCCCCCGCGCCCGAGCCGCAGCGCTGCCGAGCCCCGCAGCACCACCTCAGGAGCCCGTTCGTGA
- a CDS encoding AraC family transcriptional regulator, whose product MSTPRRGDLPLHRLDVPLPHLLPFAIGSFDDIGPLSRADFPHRHAFYEILHITGGRGSHVLDLTDRPLDPPHLCVITPGQVHHWQDAEGLTGHVILFNEDFLLTHPEDAAALERLAERPWLRLRDRHDDIAHVLDAMEREYRALREGYAGVLNAYLHILIVLALRACDDAPGTERAPASGGRAVDVAGAFTRLIAAPGAAARSVAAAAKELGVSSGHLHVLVKEATGQTPGRLIRRRQTLEAKRLLARTDLTIRQVARDTGFADPAYFSRFFRRETGLSPGEYRAAVTARPGRVAGEKHHDPTLESLATARTPTVG is encoded by the coding sequence ATGAGCACCCCTCGGAGGGGCGACCTGCCCCTGCACCGCCTCGACGTGCCCCTCCCGCACCTGCTGCCCTTCGCCATCGGCTCCTTCGACGACATCGGCCCCCTGTCCCGGGCCGACTTCCCCCACCGCCACGCCTTCTACGAGATCCTCCACATCACCGGCGGCCGCGGCAGTCACGTCCTCGACCTCACCGACCGGCCCCTGGACCCGCCGCACCTGTGCGTCATCACCCCCGGCCAGGTGCACCACTGGCAGGACGCCGAAGGGCTCACCGGACACGTGATCCTCTTCAACGAGGACTTCCTCCTCACCCACCCCGAGGACGCGGCCGCGCTGGAACGCCTCGCCGAGCGGCCTTGGCTGCGGCTCCGCGACCGGCACGACGACATCGCGCACGTGCTCGACGCGATGGAACGCGAGTACCGCGCCCTGCGCGAGGGCTACGCCGGAGTGCTCAACGCCTACCTGCACATCCTGATCGTCCTGGCGCTGCGCGCCTGCGACGACGCACCCGGAACCGAACGGGCCCCGGCGTCCGGGGGCCGCGCCGTCGACGTGGCGGGCGCGTTCACCCGGCTCATCGCGGCCCCGGGCGCCGCCGCACGCTCCGTGGCCGCCGCCGCGAAGGAACTCGGGGTGTCCAGCGGCCACCTGCACGTCCTGGTGAAGGAGGCCACCGGGCAGACGCCCGGCCGGTTGATCCGCCGGCGGCAGACCCTGGAGGCCAAACGGCTGCTGGCCCGAACCGACCTGACGATCCGGCAGGTTGCTCGTGACACCGGCTTCGCGGACCCGGCGTACTTCAGCCGCTTCTTCCGCCGCGAGACCGGCCTGTCGCCGGGGGAGTACCGCGCCGCCGTCACGGCGCGACCCGGCAGGGTCGCCGGAGAAAAACACCACGATCCCACGCTCGAATCCCTCGCGACCGCCCGGACACCGACCGTAGGTTGA
- a CDS encoding DUF6400 family protein, whose protein sequence is MTPHGPTPPTGPGSDASDLVDFDVDLSAQEVLRRAQVMASLGPDWDPVEVLLGEEAAYDLLYSGLDAEQQRIYDDLVAAGVLPDRGDGRAAS, encoded by the coding sequence ATGACCCCCCACGGCCCCACCCCGCCCACAGGGCCCGGCAGCGACGCCTCCGACCTGGTCGACTTCGACGTCGATCTCAGCGCGCAGGAGGTGCTCCGGCGCGCCCAGGTGATGGCCTCGCTCGGCCCCGACTGGGACCCGGTGGAGGTGCTGCTCGGCGAGGAGGCCGCGTACGACCTGCTGTACTCCGGTCTCGACGCGGAGCAGCAGCGGATCTACGACGACCTGGTCGCGGCCGGGGTGCTCCCGGATCGGGGGGACGGCCGTGCTGCCTCTTGA